The Arachis ipaensis cultivar K30076 chromosome B07, Araip1.1, whole genome shotgun sequence genome includes a window with the following:
- the LOC107606265 gene encoding ergosterol biosynthetic protein 28, with the protein MKALGWWLLAVGTLRLASVWFGFFNIWALRLGVFSNTTMTEVHGRTFGTWTLLTCTLCYICAFNLDNKPIYLATFLSFIYALGHFVTEYFIYQTMQIQNLSAVAFFAGTSIMWMLLQWNSHGRVHLKHS; encoded by the exons ATGAAGGCACTAGGATGGTGGCTGTTAGCAGTTGGCACTCTCCGACTTGCTTCTGTTTGGTTTGGTTTCTTCAACATTTGGGCCCTCCGCCTTGGCGTCTTCTCCAACACCACCa TGACTGAAGTTCATGGACGCACATTTGGAACTTGGACACTGTTGACCTGCACACTTTGCTATATCTGCGCATTCAACCTTGACAATAAGCCCATTTACCTGGCTACTTTCTTATCATTTATCTATGCTCTTGGTCACTTTGTCACTGAATACTTTATTTATCAAACAATGCAGATTCAAAATCTGTCTGCTGTTGCCTTTTTTGCAG GAACATCGATTATGTGGATGCTATTGCAATGGAATTCGCATGGGAGAGTGCACTTGAAGCATTCTTAG
- the LOC107606264 gene encoding uncharacterized protein LOC107606264, giving the protein MDPCPFVRLTVGNLALKIPVASKPARSLVHPSSSPCFCKIKLKNFPVQSAVVPFIPPESNVPDNQVQPIAATFHLGKLDLDRLAGKSIFAGKLCLKISIYTGRRGTTCGVNAGRLLGKVSVPLDQLAGTVSKATVFHSGWISVGKEAKGSTAQFHLNVKAEPDPRFVFQFDGEPECSPQVFQIQGNISQPVFTCKFSFRNTGDRNQRSRSLQSEAGSSRSWLSSFGSERERPGKERKGWSITVHDLSGSPVAAASMVTPFVASPGSDRVSCSNPGSWLILRPGDGTWKPWGRLEAWRERGGSDGLGYRFELIPDTNGGMSAAGIVLAESTLSSNKGGKFVIDLSSRVGSGGSNGRATPGSATSPVCSPRSSGDYGYGLWPYCMYRGFVMSASVEGEGRCSKPTVEVSVPHVNCTEDAAAFVALAAAVDLSVDACRLFSQRLRKELCQQMESLG; this is encoded by the exons ATGGATCCTTGCCCCTTCGTCCGCCTCACCGTCGGCAACCTTGCACTCAAGATTCCCGTTGCTTCCAAACCTGCTCGCTCCCTTGTTCATCCTTCCTCTTCTCCATGTTTCTGCAAAATCAAACTCAAGAATTTTCCAGTACAGTCCGCCGTCGTTCCCTTTATTCCACCGGAGAGTAACGTCCCGGATAACCAGGTTCAGCCAATCGCTGCCACGTTTCACCTCGGAAAGCTCGATCTCGACCGTCTCGCTGGGAAATCCATCTTCGCTGGCAAGCTCTGCCTTAAAATCTCGATCTACACCGGCCGGAGAGGCACCACCTGCGGCGTCAACGCTGGGAGGCTGCTAGGAAAAGTTTCTGTCCCGCTCGACCAACTGGCCGGAACGGTGTCGAAGGCCACCGTGTTCCACAGCGGGTGGATCAGTGTGGGAAAGGAAGCCAAAGGCTCTACCGCGCAGTTCCATCTGAATGTGAAGGCTGAACCCGATCCTAGGTTCGTTTTCCAATTCGACGGCGAACCAGAATGCAGCCCGCAAGTTTTTCAGATCCAAGGCAACATTTCACAACCTGTCTTCACCTGCAAGTTTAGCTTTAGAAACACCGGCGACCGAAATCAACGGTCCAG GTCGTTACAGTCGGAGGCGGGAAGTTCTAGAAGCTGGTTGAGCTCGTTTGGGAGTGAGAGAGAACGGCCTGGGAAGGAGCGTAAGGGATGGTCGATAACGGTTCATGATCTCTCCGGTTCGCCAGTCGCGGCAGCTTCAATGGTCACGCCGTTCGTCGCTTCGCCCGGTTCGGACCGGGTAAGCTGTTCAAACCCCGGTTCGTGGCTCATCCTTCGGCCCGGTGATGGTACGTGGAAGCCGTGGGGGAGACTCGAGGCGTGGCGCGAGCGCGGCGGCTCCGACGGCCTCGGTTATCGATTCGAGCTTATTCCAGACACGAACGGCGGCATGAGCGCTGCCGGAATAGTCCTTGCCGAGTCAACGCTTAGTTCAAACAAGGGAGGGAAGTTCGTCATCGATTTAAGCTCGCGCGTCGGGTCCGGCGGTTCCAACGGTCGCGCCACGCCGGGGAGCGCGACGTCGCCGGTGTGCAGCCCGAGGAGTAGCGGCGACTATGGTTACGGGCTTTGGCCTTATTGCATGTACAGAGGGTTCGTGATGTCGGCGAGCGTGGAGGGTGAAGGGAGGTGCAGCAAGCCAACGGTGGAGGTTAGCGTTCCGCACGTGAACTGCACGGAGGATGCAGCGGCGTTCGTGGCGTTGGCCGCTGCCGTTGATCTGAGCGTGGATGCCTGCAGGCTTTTCTCTCAGCGGCTGAGGAAGGAGCTGTGCCAGCAAATGGAGTCGCTTGGCTGA